A region of Paenibacillus sp. JNUCC-31 DNA encodes the following proteins:
- the fusA gene encoding elongation factor G: MAREFSLKNTRNIGIMAHIDAGKTTTTERILFYTGRTHKIGEVHEGAATMDWMEQEQERGITITSAATTAAWKGHRVNIIDTPGHVDFTVEVERSLRVLDGAVGVFSAKEGVEPQSETVWRQADKYGVPRIAYVNKMDIIGADFLNVVSDMRDRLQANAVAIQLPIGAENDFKGIIDIVGQKAHMYKDDLGQDIEETEIPAEFVEQVEELRNELVERVAELDEELTMKYLEGEEITVDEIKAALRKGVVEVKIFPVICGSSYRNKGVQLMLDAVIDYLPAPTDVPSITGHLEDGTEAVRKSSDEEPFSALAFKIMTDPYVGKLTFFRVYSGVLQSGSYVLNATKNKRERIGRILQMHANSRQEITEVYSGDIAAAVGLKDTGTGDTLCDEKNPVILESMNFPDPVIEIAVEPKTKADQDKMGVALGKLTEEDPTLRAHTDEETGQTILAGMGELHLDIIIDRMRREFKVETTVGKPQVAYRETFRAPARVEGKFVRQSGGRGQYGHVWVEFEPLEPGTGSQFESKVVGGSVPREYIQPALAGIEEQMKNGVIAGFPLVDVKATIVDGSYHDVDSNEMAFKIAGSMALKAAKDKCSPVLLEPIMKVEVTVPEEYMGDVMGMLNSRRGRIEGMDSRSGAQIIRAKVPLSEMFGYSTTLRSGTQGRGVFSMELSHYEEVPKSIAEEIVAKTKGTE; the protein is encoded by the coding sequence ATGGCAAGAGAGTTCTCCTTGAAAAATACACGTAATATCGGGATCATGGCTCATATTGACGCGGGTAAAACCACTACAACTGAGCGGATCTTGTTCTACACAGGCCGTACGCACAAAATCGGTGAAGTACACGAAGGTGCTGCTACGATGGACTGGATGGAACAGGAACAGGAGCGCGGAATTACGATTACTTCCGCTGCGACTACCGCTGCTTGGAAGGGCCACCGCGTTAATATCATTGATACCCCGGGACACGTTGACTTCACTGTTGAAGTTGAACGTTCCCTTCGTGTATTGGACGGAGCAGTTGGTGTATTCAGTGCGAAAGAAGGCGTTGAGCCTCAGTCCGAAACCGTATGGAGACAGGCTGACAAGTACGGCGTACCTCGTATCGCTTACGTAAACAAAATGGATATCATCGGTGCTGACTTCCTGAATGTTGTATCTGACATGCGTGATCGCCTTCAAGCGAACGCAGTTGCGATTCAACTTCCGATCGGTGCTGAAAATGATTTCAAAGGTATCATTGATATAGTTGGACAAAAGGCTCATATGTACAAAGATGACCTGGGACAAGATATCGAAGAAACCGAAATTCCTGCGGAATTTGTTGAACAAGTAGAAGAGCTCCGCAATGAGTTGGTTGAGCGTGTTGCAGAACTGGATGAAGAGTTGACAATGAAATACCTGGAAGGCGAAGAGATCACAGTTGATGAGATCAAAGCCGCTCTCCGTAAAGGTGTTGTAGAAGTTAAAATCTTCCCAGTTATCTGTGGTTCCTCGTATCGTAACAAAGGTGTTCAACTGATGTTGGATGCTGTTATCGATTACTTGCCAGCTCCAACAGATGTTCCATCAATCACGGGTCACCTTGAAGATGGAACTGAAGCAGTTCGTAAGTCATCCGATGAAGAGCCATTCTCTGCATTGGCTTTCAAAATCATGACTGACCCTTACGTTGGTAAGTTGACATTCTTCCGCGTATACTCCGGTGTTCTTCAATCCGGTTCTTACGTATTGAACGCAACTAAAAACAAACGTGAGCGTATCGGCCGTATCCTTCAAATGCATGCAAACAGTCGTCAAGAGATCACTGAAGTTTACTCCGGTGACATTGCAGCAGCTGTAGGTTTGAAAGATACTGGTACAGGTGATACACTGTGTGATGAGAAAAACCCGGTTATCCTGGAGTCAATGAACTTCCCTGATCCGGTTATCGAAATCGCCGTTGAACCTAAAACCAAAGCTGACCAAGATAAAATGGGTGTTGCTCTCGGTAAGTTGACTGAAGAGGATCCTACTCTTCGTGCTCATACTGACGAAGAAACAGGTCAAACCATCTTGGCAGGTATGGGTGAGCTTCACCTTGATATCATCATTGACCGTATGCGTCGTGAGTTCAAGGTTGAAACTACTGTGGGTAAACCACAAGTAGCTTACCGTGAAACATTCCGTGCACCAGCACGTGTTGAAGGTAAATTCGTTCGTCAATCCGGTGGTCGTGGTCAATATGGTCACGTATGGGTTGAGTTCGAACCTCTAGAGCCAGGTACAGGCAGCCAGTTCGAAAGTAAGGTTGTCGGTGGATCTGTTCCAAGAGAATACATTCAACCAGCTCTTGCGGGAATTGAAGAGCAAATGAAAAACGGCGTTATCGCAGGCTTCCCGCTTGTTGACGTTAAGGCTACAATCGTAGATGGATCTTATCATGATGTCGATTCCAACGAGATGGCATTTAAAATTGCCGGATCGATGGCGCTGAAAGCAGCAAAAGACAAGTGTAGTCCAGTTCTGCTTGAGCCAATCATGAAAGTGGAAGTAACTGTTCCGGAAGAGTACATGGGTGACGTAATGGGTATGCTTAACTCCCGTCGTGGCCGCATCGAAGGTATGGATTCCCGTAGTGGAGCTCAAATCATTCGTGCTAAGGTACCTCTCTCCGAAATGTTCGGATACTCCACAACTCTTCGTTCCGGTACTCAAGGACGCGGCGTATTCTCCATGGAGCTTTCTCACTATGAAGAAGTTCCTAAGAGCATCGCTGAAGAGATTGTTGCAAAAACAAAAGGCACCGAGTAG